Within Rhododendron vialii isolate Sample 1 chromosome 12a, ASM3025357v1, the genomic segment AACTCatgataataaaagagaccttgatggattaggtgtcttttaataattatctctaaggccctcttctcttctctataaaaggtagaatactcaccccttattcatacggtttttccatcaattaaagtactggggtattctagaaaagtagagacagagagaagaaggtgagccaagaattaaggtgtttctaattaaggggtttgttctctctaatcACGATGGCCAACAAAGGTACGCTATTTATTATTCTTaagatgtgttgaattcaagatcctgttatatctgttttccgcaTAATGGTTTTAATACAGATACAGATTTACAGTTGGAATCAGAGCATGGTTTTCTGAATCGATACATCTTGGAATTTAATTATGTGAAACATACTGGCTTGTTAGATTTCTCGACCAACGAACGACGTGAATCGTTGGATCCAATATTCATGTTACTAGTATACAGTCACGTCTTTCTTTTGGCTACTGTTTCATATTAATTAGTTTATAATATGACAAAGAAGGTTTTTGTTTCTATGATTGGCATTAAAATTATATTATGAAATTCGCCAATAAGATTTGATATTATCTGTGGCTTCAATGGATCTTTACTGCCGTAGATGTGTATGGTGATTGGGTAACTTGTTTGATTGGTAAACTGATCGAAATCAATATGATTAAGGTAATGATTTTGTATTACTCCTAAGTTTGTCttcttatataaaatatataataaGATTAAGTTTATGAAGCTTGACATATTACGCACTGTTGTCATTGCCGTCATTGATTCAACGGGCTAATCCGTTTTACTTGTTACTGGATTAGCTACTGTAGAGACTAAGGAGATCCATGATTTCTAAAATTGGACATGAATATTGGGTTTTCTATTATTTATCGTTGAACCCAGAAAGTTTTGGATGTGCCGTGATTGATTTTACACCTTTGTAACTAATAGTTCCACTCATGTTGTTGCTACTATTCGCATGTGGTGATTGGGCAAATCATTTTATGGTTAATTGATTGACTCTCTCGATTTTATTGAATTATTGCTTTTCTAATCATAATTAATGGGCTGGAAAACATATACATGTTTTTGGTAATGTATGTATGAATATTGTTTTCGTTATGGTCATGGTcagtaaaataaataaaaaaacaatcatAACTACATGCTTGCAAATTAATCTGTTTTTTTGTCAGATTATGTTTTCTGCaattatgtatgattttttttttaaagcattAAATTGGGAAAGTTTTCTATTATTGTGTTGCCGTATATGTGAGAGTTATGGTTAGATTGAATGTCATGAACGGATTATCAATCACATAAAAGAATACTTagttgtatattttatttttcggtagTAGTGATTGAATAACAGAATGACATCCGCATAACTCGAATAAAAGAATAGAGTATATCATTGGATAGTTTAATATTCATAGGAATTACTAATttggtagtcaccaaagtgGCCTAGGTTAGCGAAACTTATAATTATTAAACTACATCAAAGTTTTGTTAAAAGGGTAACAATTAAGTCAATGATATTCTCGATTGCAGTCATAATTATAAGAATGGGACTAGGCCCAAAGGAGAGTCACATTTAAATAATTATGAACTGGGTAGGGTGAGTAATTTATGCAACTTAGCGGGTTAGGATTGGATATCCAAAGATAACATGACTAACTTGATGAGCtgtataaattatttagacctACTTAGGTGATTATGTTGCACCTAATTAATGAGTTAACAATAGGTATGCTTAGGTTTCGCCCAAAGGAGGACCTAGGTGATGTCAATAGTTCATCATTATAAATGTTTACAATTCTCAAAGTTTCTTATTAAGTATTGTCCTATTTTATTTCAGTTACAGTTCCTGTTTCACTGCACTCTCATGTATCCAATGTTCCAACCCTCACTGGACCAAATTTTTCGGAATGGTCTGAGCATATTCAGTTCACACTGGGTGTATTGGACCTTGATATGGCTTTACTTATTGAAAAACCTGTGGAAATTACTGATGAAAGTTCCGAGGATCAAGtgttcaatttcaattcatGGGAAAGGTCGAACAAGCTCAGTTTAATGTTCATGAAGATGACCATTGCGAATAACATCAAAACCTCCCTACCACAGAATACTAATGCACTAGAATACTTAAAGGCTGTGGAAGACCGCTTTAAATCTGCTGAAAAGTCACTCGCTGGCACAATTATGGCTGAATTAACCACCATGAAATGTGATGGTAGTCGTGGAGTTCAAGAGCACATCTTGAACATGTCTGACAAAGCTGCAAAGCTTGCAACCTTGGGAATGAAAGTGGATGAGTCCTTCCTTGTTCAGTTTATACTCAACTCACTTCCAGCACAGTTTGGCCCATTCAAAATTCACTATAACACCAATAAAGACAAGTGGAGTTTGAATGAGCTAACTAACATGTGTGTTCAGGAGGAAGTGAGATTGAGAGGGGAAGGGCGTCACACTGCATTGGCAGTGACTCAAGTTGCTATGAAGAAAAAGGGTAAAGCAAAGAAGTATCCACCAAAGAAAGCCAATGGACCTGGGGAAAGTAGCCAGGCTCATGGAAATAAATGTTTCATAGTCAAGTGTCACTTTTGTGGCAAGAAGGGACATGTGAAGAAGGACTGTAACAAGCGAAGGCTTGGTTCGAAAAGAAgggtaataatttttcttttgtatgttaCGAATCAAATCTTGCTGAAGTTCCTTCTAATACTTGGTGGATTGATTCTGGTGCTACGACTCACATTACGAATTCCTTGCATGGATACCTTTCAACCCGAAAACCGAAGAAAAGTGAGAGATTTGTCTTTATGGGGAACCGTCTCAAGGCTGAAGTGGTAGCTGTTGGTACCTATCGCTTGGTTTTAGAGACGGGTCATCAGATAGATCTTGAAGACACTTtttatgttccctctatttttaggaatttggtttctttatcTAGATTAGATTGTTCTGGATATTCAGTTTCATTTGGTTGTCGAAAACTCAAATTGATGTTTAATTCAATAATGGTTGGTTCTGGTGATTTATATGATGGTTTATATAAAATTGCCTTGAATCATGAGTTTGCACAATCATTAGTGACCCTGTATTCGGATGTTGGTTTAAAACGTGGTCGAATTGATGAAAAATCTTTTACCATGTGGCATAGACGATTGGGGCATATCTCCAAGGACAGAATTGATAGATTGGTGAAGAATGGGATTTTAGAAGACCTAAACTtcactgattttgaaatttgtgtgaATTGCATTAAaggaaagcaaaccaaacacacaaagaaaggTGCCACTAGAAGCAATGCACTTCTTGAGATAATCCATACTGATATTTGCGAAAGTCTTATTCCATGTTTTACTGGACAAAAATACTTTATCACCTTTATAGATGACTTCTCACGTTATGGTTACGTATATCTAATTCATGAAAAGTCTCAAGCCGTTGACATCCTTGAGGCGTACATTACTGAGGTCGAGAGACAATTAGATAGAAAGGTCAAAATAGTGAGGTCAGATAGAGGTGGTGAGTTTTatggaaaatatgatgagtcaggccaaaatcctggcccatTTGCCAAACTATTAGAAAAGCGAGGCATTCATGCTCAATACACAATGCCTGGTACGCCACAGCAGAACGGTGTTGCTGAGAGGCGTAATCGTACACTTATGGATATGGTTAGAAGTATGATGAGTTCTTCAAATGTACCTGTTTCCTTGTGGAGAGAAGCATTAAAGACCGCTATGTATCTCTTAAATATGGTTCCTAGTAAGGTAGTTCCAACTACTCCTTTTGAGTTGTGGACTGGTAGGAAACCCAGTTTAAAACATTTACATATTTGGGGTTGTCCAACGGAAGCTAGAATATATAATCCACAAGAGAAAAAGTTAGATTCTCGAACAatttctggatattttattgGTAATCCAGAAAAGTCTAAAAGGTACAAATTTTACTGTCCTAACCATAGTACGAGAATAGTTGAAACCAGAAATGCGAAATTCCTAGAGAATGGCGAAAATAGTGGGagtgagaaatcaagaaaggttAATTTCGATGAAGAAAGAGTTGATATCCCAACAATTCTTCCTCGTCGAGAAGTTGTTATTCCTCAACCAGTTGAGGAGAATGAACAACATGTAGGTAATGATTCTCCACTTCATGAGAATACTGCCATTGAAAGTATTGTAGAACCACCAAAACAGGCAGTTCTGAGAAGATCTCAGAGGGAAAGAAAGTCTGTCATTTCAGATGATTATGTGGTATATCTACAAGAATCGAATTTCGACATTGGGATTAAGAAAGACCCGGTTTCGTTTTCACAAGCCATGAATAGTGATGATTCTAATAAATGGTTTGACGCTATGAATGATGGGTTGAAATCAATGGACCAGAATAAAGTTTGGGATCTCGTTGAATTGCCTACTAACTGTAAGAAAGTCGGCTGTAAGTGGGTCTTTAAGACTAAGCACGATGCAAAAGGCAATATCGAACGATTTAAGGCCAGACTTGTGGCCAAGGATTTCACTCAGAAAGAAGGCGTTGACTATAAGGAGACCTTCTCTCCTGTGTCAAAGAAGGACTCACTTAGAATCATCTTGGCCCTAGTAGCTCATTATGACTTGGAGCTGCatcagatggatgtgaaaactgCTTTTCTGAATGGTAGTTTGGATGAAGATATTTACATGGAGCAACCTGAAGGATTCGCAATAAAAGGGAAAGAGCATTTGGCATGCAAATTAAAGAGATCCATATATGGTCTTAAACAAGCTTCTAAGCAATGGTACTTAAGGTTTAATGATACCATTACCTCCTTCGGTTTCAAAGAAAATGTTGTTGATCAGTGTATATATCTGAAGGTTAGTGGGAGTAAGTTTATCATTCTGGTgctatatgtggatgatattttgttagccagtaatgaccttggtttagTACATGAAACTAAGGGATATCTCTCGAAGAACTTTAAAATGGTTGATATGGGTGATGCAGCTTATGTTATTGGCATAGAGATCTTTAGAGATCGATCTCGAGGACTGCTAGGACTATCTCAGAAGGGATATATTAACCTAGTTCTAGAGAGATTCAATATGCAGCTTTGCTCAGTAAGTGATGTGCCCATTGTCTAGGGTGACAAATTTAATGAATGCCAGTGCCCAAAGAATGACTtagaaagaaagcaaatggaTGAAATTCATATGCATCAgcattagggagtttgatgtaTGCCCATACTTGCACTAGACCGGATATTAGTTTTGCAGTAGGGATGCTGGGCAGATATCAAAGTAATCCAGGAATGGAACATTGGAAAGCAATGAAGAAGGTTATGAGGTATCTCCAAGGAACTAAGGACTATATGCTTACTTATAGCAAATCGGATCATTTGGATGTGATCGGATACTCGGACTCTGATTTTGCTGGCTGTCACGATTGCAGAAAGTCTACATCAGGTTATGTCTTTCTGGTAGCTGGTGGGGCAGTGTCATCGAAGAGTGTGAAGCAATCCATTATTGCTTCATCTACAATGGAGGCCGAGTTTGTGGCGTGCTTTGAAGCCACAGGTCATGCGTTATGGTTGCGGAACttcatttcttgttttggtGTTGTCGACTCAATTGCCAGACCGATGAAGATTTATTGTGATAATTCCGCTGCAGTTTTCTTCTCTAAGGATGGAAAGTACTCTAGTGGTTCGAAACACATGGAAGTAAAGTACTTGGTTGTTAGAGAATGAGTCCAGAAACAAAGTGTCTATTGAAAACATAAGCACCACTCTTATGATTGTTGATCCGTTGACAAAGGGATTGCCTCCAAAGACATACAAAGAACATGTTATTAGGATAGGTCTTTTGAGCAATACTTGATATTAGTAGTTGAGTGCTTATTGTTATTGACACTATTTAGcgcaaataaaaaattttgtttctaattttCCTGTTTCTAATTATGCGTGcacattttattttggattatgtTCAACAGGAAATGTCttgacaagaaaaattacagGGGCTTTAGGCATTACAGcctaaataatgatatttttcctATTATGGACTTGATTAGTGAAGGTTATCAATGGTGTGGTGCATAGAAGGGAATGTGGCATGGTGCTATACAACCGCTATGACTCACATTGGTGGTCTGAATTAATCACAGTATTAAGGTTTCTAATTGATTTGAACCTATTGGCTATTTTTAAATCCGTGATCACGTGTCAAAGTTTTTTTGTGTGGAGCCCACTCGagtcattttaaacaaaatgcatattttgaagAAGTACACTTTGCATCACAATCGGCTTGATAggccaagtgggagaatgttagtttttttcccattagtgtggcccactaaccttcacgttttgtgcatgtgggactCTAATATCAGtaagccaatgaagtgatatggttcattacgataactaattagaattataGATTAAGAAAAACTCatgataataaaagagaccttgatggactatgtgtcttttaataattatctctaaggtcttcttctcttctctataaaaggtagaatactcaccccttattcatacggtttttccatcaattaaagtactggggtattctagaaaagtaaagacagagagaagaaggtgagccaaaaattaaggtgtttctaattaagaggtttgttctctctaatcacgatggccaacaaaggtacgctatttattgtttttgaaatgtgttgaattcaagatccagttatatctgttttccgcaTAATAATTTTAATACAGATACAGATTTACACAAacctcttccaaaaaaaaactccaatgatcccaaaaacttaaaaataaaatcaacaatAAGGCGCCAAAACCGGCTGACACATCCCTTGCTATTCGATCTCTTTAAACTAGTGTCCAGAAAGTTAATGAGAAAATACAAAGAGACatcaaataaaattatttggCTAACAAGAGGCGTCAAATTAACAGAGTTTTTACTGTATATTCAAATAAGCAACTTTCCATTGGTTTTCCAACTTGAAGCTGAAAATTGTAGAAAAACAAGGCTATGCCCAAATAAGCAGTTCAAGCAAAATGCCAAAAAGCAGGCATTAGTAAATAAGCAGAGTTCCATCGCAAGATTGTACCTTCAAAATTGCGAATTACATTCGACAACCCATATATTAGTATCAAAATGTCAAAACAGTACATAAATAGGTTTTGTAAGTACAGAAAAACACAAGTATCTGCATTTAGAAGAGAAGGTTACGATCCATGGCAGAAGTGCCCCGTCCCCCAAACACCCTCTCCCCAAACACCAACTTAATGGTGCAAGACATCATCAGTTGAtcacttcaaaatttcaatcaaaTGAGTTCTCTACTTCTTGACAGACAAACCAGAAGCCACAACAAAACAGACAAGTTGATGCAGGAAATGTAAATTGTATGGTAGAGGGGCCTCCTCAAATTGCAGAAATATATCTCCATTGCTCAGAAACTCCTATATATTCAGGAAAAAGAGTCCAAAACTTCGAAGCCCTGCTTGGGCTTCTTTTTAAAATTGCTTCAGTACTTTGAATAACCCCAAAATGTGTACTCATTTAGCTTTGTCAAGCAGCCCTCTACTTTATAGGCGACTTAATTTCCACAGAAGCACCAAAAGTAAAATTCTTCCtcttactttttctttgtttttttcttctgctTTCCGTTAACCACCCCTAACATGTTACTAACATTTGGGGTGGAATAAATTAAATGTAGCTTGGTTTGAATAGAAGTTAGTCCTGACAAAAAGGTAGCTAGCTGCTTGCTCAGTCTGAAGACGAGTCCCCATTAACAAATTCCTCCCCATTTGGCAGATTTAGTGCGCTTTCTTGATGGTTTTCCTCACTGGTAATGGCTCTAGTTTTGCTGGGTCTTGATCGGATGTTGACGCCCATAGGGAATGGCACCTGCATATAGGGAACTCCAGTCTAAGATCTCTTTATCATTTTACTGTCCTATTGGTATTGTAATTGCTATTAGGTGTCTCCAGACTCTCCAGATTCACAGAGATGAATATCTTGTggaatgaaaggaaaaaaatggaaacttaaaagagagagagcagtTTACAAATTTCTTTGGTTTATAACGAGGACACTAACGGGAAAGCCCGCCACCAACTTCACATGCTTTGCCGAAATTCTCATAGATATGGCAAAAGCTCTAGATGACATAACAGTTGTAACTTGTGCATGTTTAAGTAACGGTTATATACCTGATCACCTGCATTGGGACCATCAGTGTTGAAGAGGATTGGCCGACATCGCTTATCCTCATTCATCAAGCTTGAGTTCTGAAAATGAGCAATGAGAGCAGCTTTTCCCTGTATGCGAGCATAAGCAAGTGTTGCAACCTTTTCGCTGTTAAACTTTTCCCATTTCTTTCCATTAAATGCCTGTGAATAATAAGTTGGCTTATCTGTTAGCAAGATTGCTCATTAAATTGCAAATCAAAATATCTATCCAGGGACCTGTCACAATAgcaggaaataaaaaaaaatgggcggGCGcgcaagggggggggggggggggggggggggggggggggggagtggTTGGGGGGTTGGATGGGTAATGGCATCTTTCACCATTCAGAAACAAACCTGATAGAATGGAATTATCATGGAAGGATCAGTCATGTTGATGAATGCATAACCCACATTGCATTTGTTCTGCAGCAAAAGGGGAAAGGCAAATTAATATTTCCAAATAAAAGGTTcttatgggggggggggggggggggggggggtgtggttGGTGGGGTGTTTAGTACTTGCCTTAAAATCGATAGGAAGATAAATAAAATCATAAGTTCCTCTATGGCATTCATCAATTGCAGCTAAAAGCATCTTTGAAGTATACCTAAGATTGAAACCTCATCAGATGAGAAAAACATTTGGAACACTCtaggaaacaaaataaatagataGTTAGGTACTACATACTTGTTAGGAATGTTCTTTATCATAAGTGTTGTCCGGTTGTCTTCTCCTCGCATTATGCGGTCAACGTCAAGTTCAAACTGTTTCTTGTTGTCACCTTGGTTGGAACTGGCTTCACTTCTACGACTCCTAGCCCGTTCATTAGGAGAATCAAAGGAACTCATCATAGGAATCATTTGACCTCGTCCAGGAAACATCATGCACCTTTGATGATGGGACTGCAATCCAACATTTTGGGAAGGTATAGGCAGGTCCATGCAGTTTCCACCAACATGAGGAAAGATATTTTGGGAGACGAATTCCAAATGATGTGGCGAATTACCAGAAATTCTCATGTTCCCAAGAGAACCTGGATGAAAGCCAGAAGCATTGGGGGATTCCCCAGCATAGGAGTGTCGTCTGTCCCAAAGAGAAGGATTTGCAGATGGTGCTGATCCCACATGGTGATTATTCATTGGTAAGATCGTATTCAGCATCTGCGATGGTGCTCTCGAAAGTTGTCCATGCAAACCAGGAGGGGGATGACCAGTGCAAACCCCGTTTACAAATGTTGGTGAGTTTGGCCACATCATGCCTTGAGGCTGAGGTGAATTATTCCACATATAATGATGTCCAGGAGAGGGACAGCTCCCATTTCcggaaaaaccaaaaactgagaAAAGGAGCAGTTATCAGTGAAATTACAGTATCCGTATACAAGGGAATCTGGATAACGGAGTTGTGACAAGAGTTACTCAACAAAACCTCTTCTTGCACTCACCAGCATCATTCAGTTCAAGTGAATGGGCATTTACGTTCGGTTTACAGAATCGTCGGTTCTCATTTCTGTTGCATGGCCTGGCACTAACATTAGCATCCATGACCGGAGAATTGCACTGAGCACCATTAGTTAAACCATCATGATACTCCAGGAAGGAATGAGGATGAAAATCAGGTGTTCCTTGAAATCCAACTTTTAGCTGCCTCTGTGAGTGGCCAGACTCGGGGAAACTGGATTGATTGCCAAGTGATTCAACTCTTACCAAAGAGGATAAACTGTTAGGAACACTAGATGAGAGTCCATGATGGAATGCATTTTCCATGAATGGACCACTAATCGGGGCTCGGATTGCAGGGTGTACCCCTGGAACAGTTCTGTTATCCATGCAAGAAGCTGTGATCCCTGCATGAGAAACTGGCCCTGTAACCAAATATTATGAGCaacacatttttttcttctgcagACTCCAAATCGTCCAATTAACGGAATATCTCATGGGCAGAAATCATACCATGAAATCCTGTTGTTGAGTTACTAGGCGAGCTACAATGGTGTAGATATGGACCAGATTCATCTTGTTCCATATCCGAAGGGAATTGTGGCATCAAACTGCATTGAAgaacaagaaaattgaaataaatCAAATGCAGCATTACCTAAAAATAACCTGTTCAGAGTCGATTACCTATGGCATGCTGCTGAGCTTAGAAGCATTATGTGTAAATGTGCAATAGAAAGATCTACCCAATAAAATTTGTGAGATCGTATACTAAACcacaaagacaatatcaatttttgaaagatatggTTTGGTATATAAAGAACGAATAAGAAAATGCACCAAACAGTAGGGGAAGAATAAATAGAGatcaagaaccaaaaaaaaaagaagtcgcCAATAAGATTGGACAATACCACTGTCTAGCACCCACAGGAGGACTTGGTTCAAGCTTAATCTTCTTCCCTGCAATATCACTGCGGTTCAATGCACAAAGAGCAGCCTCTGCAGCCCTAACATCATAGAATTCTATAAACCTGTGATGACCTCTTTGTGGAGCCTCACGGATCTGCATATTGGAAACAAGGATTGGCATCTCACTGGCATTGTAGTTGAACATTTTTTAAATATGACAGAACTAGGGTTAGAATCTCACCTCCTTAATTTCTCCGTAGACACCAAAAATCTGATGGAGTTCCTCATTTGAAACAGAAGAATCAAGGTTAAAAACCACGAGAATACCGTGATTAATATACTTCTCTGAAGGATTTTCCTGACAAAAGATAATATATGAAGGTGAGAATTTCACGATACAGAACTTGTGCAACAATGGATATGCGGCTAAGACCTACCAATTCAGGTGTGCAGGGTTATCATGATTATCGTGGCATGAATAATGAGAGGTTTGGTGACAAAGAAGACATGCCAATTTTATAATACAAGGATAAGCAGAACAGAATGGTACCTTTGGGATTGAGAAATGTATGTCAAGATTCCTCCGTCTCAATGGTTTGTTCTGAAGTGCTCTCATAGCATTTTGGGATGCTCTTATATCATAATATGCTATCATGACAAAGCCCCTGTGCTTGCATGCTGTATAAAGAGTGTGTATATCCCCAAATTGCTGTATGTGAAATGATAACAAGGGTCACCAATAGGCAAGCAAAATGATCAACGAAATGTAATGAACGACAtcaacaaatgaaaagaaagagaagagaacacATACCTCAAAAAGGGCCTGTAACTCAGAATCTTCCACATTGCTATTTATGTTTCTCACAAACAGTGTTCGTGACGGATGTTCCCTGTAATGTTGGTCCACACCAACCGAACTGAAAGATCCTCCAGAAAATTCAGAATCTCTCTGTCCTGAAGGGAAGCCATCTTCTCCTAAGTCCATCCCTCCAACACTGCTAAAAAAGTCTAAATCTTCAATTTCTTCTCCAGGATTGGATTGGCCCACATAATCAAGCCCATCAGTCACCCCATTGAGCAGGTCATCATCATTAGGGAGGAGATTCCCAATAGTTTGAGCCTCAATTTCCTCAAGGGTTTCAAAAGGTTCCTGATCCTCATAATGGGAGGCAGCAGCACCAACAGAATGGCCATACAGAGCATTATTTGATGTTAATCTCACTGCACCATGGAAACCTTAACATGAACAGACTGTACTTCAAAAATCGCAATTGCACCTAGTTTAAAACAAGGAGCTATGAATTGATTCCATACATCTATCCAATCAGCAGTAGGAAAACATATAACAGTTCAACTATGTTAGCTAGCACCAGCCTGAATAAGTTTCTAATTTAAATCGGCGGCAATAGCTGTGGAACTTCTCTTGTTTTGGGGAGGCTTACATTTTCTGCCAAATAATTCTGACAATGAGCTTGAGAAGAGACCATTCTCGTATTGAGGGCCCATGACATGAATTTCATCACCTTCCATAAAATAAGACGCTGGCTTTGCACTCAAATTTGATCTCATTCCTGGAATATGGTCAACAGGTATCCGAAAGGATTGACTGGCTGCTCTCTCTGCTCCCACTGCATGCTTCTTTAAGCTATAGTTAACTTTTTGGTCTTTGGTAAGGGTAGGATCAGGAAGATCGCAAGATTGCATCCTCTGATGAGATTCGGGTGACATCCGTTTCTCAAGGGGTGATGAAGCAGCAGAATTTCCACCTGCTGTTCCCAATATTCCGTCCACTTTTACACCTGAATAAACGTAGCATCCACAAGGCATAACATCAGTTCAAGAATAGTTCAAGCTACTGCACGGACCCAACATTTAATGCGTTGGTTGTGCAGAAACACAGAAAAGAGAAACTAATACTAGTAGGACTCTTTTTGTAGTCCTTTCAAGTTCCAAAAACAGGAATATAATGAGAGTCCATTCAGCATACATTGCACTTCTCTTGGCAGTAAAAATTTTGAACAATGAAACGAAAGAATTCATAGCGCAAACTCTTCCACATCAtacagaaaagagagaaagaacacAAGGAAAGAGCAAACTCTTCCAAAAGTCCATGAAATGAATGCCAACATGAAGCATCCTGAAAGAAAGGCAGTATGAGAATCTGTATTCCCAAGGGCAAATCAGTAACAATGTCACTTATCTGATAATCCAAATACTGTGGATCAGCTTATTAAGGGAAGCTGCCCGTAATTAAATAATGGAGGCAATGTGGCATGTGATCAAATAGGCGGGAATTGGCCTAGAAGCCAACTATTATCACAAAACCATACTTCGAATTTTAACCTGTCTAATGCCTGGCAGGTCGAAGGTGGCTCCAAACGTTACTCCATATCCCCATCTTCTTCAGGGCTCATGTGTCGGGGACTACTTCttttgggaggagtgtagagtCCAAAGGTACACTGCTGAAAAGAGAGGAAAACCCTCGTTCCCTCATCATTCTTTACAAGATTCCAGAGCTTATGATAACGAGCGAGGCGGATGTGGAAGAGACCAAACATAGAAATATGATGCAAGCTTTGCAGTCCACCTTTTTTTAGAGTGGATGAAGTGGAGAAAGAAGACTCATATTCCCCAAAGAAAAGATGGGTTTCGCTGTTATCTAACATTTCTCATCGAAC encodes:
- the LOC131310157 gene encoding protein MEI2-like 4 isoform X3, with the protein product MPSERMDGEGLSLPSFFPEEVFYPNERQVGFWKTETMPDHYIDIGVKVDGILGTAGGNSAASSPLEKRMSPESHQRMQSCDLPDPTLTKDQKVNYSLKKHAVGAERAASQSFRIPVDHIPGMRSNLSAKPASYFMEGDEIHVMGPQYENGLFSSSLSELFGRKLRLTSNNALYGHSVGAAASHYEDQEPFETLEEIEAQTIGNLLPNDDDLLNGVTDGLDYVGQSNPGEEIEDLDFFSSVGGMDLGEDGFPSGQRDSEFSGGSFSSVGVDQHYREHPSRTLFVRNINSNVEDSELQALFEQFGDIHTLYTACKHRGFVMIAYYDIRASQNAMRALQNKPLRRRNLDIHFSIPKENPSEKYINHGILVVFNLDSSVSNEELHQIFGVYGEIKEIREAPQRGHHRFIEFYDVRAAEAALCALNRSDIAGKKIKLEPSPPVGARHLMPQFPSDMEQDESGPYLHHCSSPSNSTTGFHGPVSHAGITASCMDNRTVPGVHPAIRAPISGPFMENAFHHGLSSSVPNSLSSLVRVESLGNQSSFPESGHSQRQLKVGFQGTPDFHPHSFLEYHDGLTNGAQCNSPVMDANVSARPCNRNENRRFCKPNVNAHSLELNDAVFGFSGNGSCPSPGHHYMWNNSPQPQGMMWPNSPTFVNGVCTGHPPPGLHGQLSRAPSQMLNTILPMNNHHVGSAPSANPSLWDRRHSYAGESPNASGFHPGSLGNMRISGNSPHHLEFVSQNIFPHVGGNCMDLPIPSQNVGLQSHHQRCMMFPGRGQMIPMMSSFDSPNERARSRRSEASSNQGDNKKQFELDVDRIMRGEDNRTTLMIKNIPNKYTSKMLLAAIDECHRGTYDFIYLPIDFKNKCNVGYAFINMTDPSMIIPFYQAFNGKKWEKFNSEKVATLAYARIQGKAALIAHFQNSSLMNEDKRCRPILFNTDGPNAGDQVPFPMGVNIRSRPSKTRAITSEENHQESALNLPNGEEFVNGDSSSD
- the LOC131310157 gene encoding protein MEI2-like 4 isoform X5, giving the protein MPSERMDGEGLSLPSFFPEEVFYPNERQVGFWKTETMPDHYIDIGVKVDGILGTAGGNSAASSPLEKRMSPESHQRMQSCDLPDPTLTKDQKVNYSLKKHAVGAERAASQSFRIPVDHIPGMRSNLSAKPASYFMEGDEIHVMGPQYENGLFSSSLSELFGRKCFHGAVRLTSNNALYGHSVGAAASHYEDQEPFETLEEIEAQTIGNLLPNDDDLLNGVTDGLDYVGQSNPGEEIEDLDFFSSVGGMDLGEDGFPSGQRDSEFSGGSFSSVGVDQHYREHPSRTLFVRNINSNVEDSELQALFEQFGDIHTLYTACKHRGFVMIAYYDIRASQNAMRALQNKPLRRRNLDIHFSIPKENPSEKYINHGILVVFNLDSSVSNEELHQIFGVYGEIKEIREAPQRGHHRFIEFYDVRAAEAALCALNRSDIAGKKIKLEPSPPVGARHLMPQFPSDMEQDESGPYLHHCSSPSNSTTGFHGITASCMDNRTVPGVHPAIRAPISGPFMENAFHHGLSSSVPNSLSSLVRVESLGNQSSFPESGHSQRQLKVGFQGTPDFHPHSFLEYHDGLTNGAQCNSPVMDANVSARPCNRNENRRFCKPNVNAHSLELNDAVFGFSGNGSCPSPGHHYMWNNSPQPQGMMWPNSPTFVNGVCTGHPPPGLHGQLSRAPSQMLNTILPMNNHHVGSAPSANPSLWDRRHSYAGESPNASGFHPGSLGNMRISGNSPHHLEFVSQNIFPHVGGNCMDLPIPSQNVGLQSHHQRCMMFPGRGQMIPMMSSFDSPNERARSRRSEASSNQGDNKKQFELDVDRIMRGEDNRTTLMIKNIPNKYTSKMLLAAIDECHRGTYDFIYLPIDFKNKCNVGYAFINMTDPSMIIPFYQAFNGKKWEKFNSEKVATLAYARIQGKAALIAHFQNSSLMNEDKRCRPILFNTDGPNAGDQVPFPMGVNIRSRPSKTRAITSEENHQESALNLPNGEEFVNGDSSSD